One genomic region from Balaenoptera acutorostrata chromosome 1, mBalAcu1.1, whole genome shotgun sequence encodes:
- the LOC103016471 gene encoding 60S ribosomal protein L37-like, which yields MTKGTSSFGKRRNKTHMLCCRCDSTAYHLQKSTCGKCGYPAKRKRKYNWSAKAKRRSTTRTGQMRHLKIVYRRFRHGFREGKTPKSKRAAVAATSSS from the coding sequence ATGACGAAGGGAACGTCATCATTTGGAAAGCGTCGGAATAAGACGCACATGTTGTGCTGCCGCTGTGACTCTACGGCCTACCACCTTCAGAAGTCGACCTGTGGCAAATGTGGCTACCCTGCCAAGCGGAAGAGAAAGTATAACTGGAGTGCAAAAGCTAAAAGACGAAGTACCACCCGGACTGGTCAAATGAGGCACCTAAAAATTGTATACCGCAGATTCAGGCATGGGTTCCGTGAAGGAAAAACACCTAAGTCCAAGAGGGCAGCTGTTGCAGCAACCAGTTCATCTTAA